The Ensifer adhaerens genome contains a region encoding:
- a CDS encoding ABC transporter permease has translation MNAIVERVKTLLGPEMAGPGLAFLAVVLVFGLASPQFLSAATFGSVAFQLPELGLLTLAMLLPILTGGLNLAITFTANIAGLTLAWVLQANGGVDAGPGAFLLGSVLAILVGAASGVIMGLVIAFTRAHPILVSLSMMIFLRGLGEFLTRGGDVSGFPAFLGPLGHGSLLGVPIPLIVFIVCVFAWNLLLSRTKLGFNTYMIGSNLEATRYSGTNTRKVIVLVYALSGAMCAIAGIIMLARFNSVRIGHGESYLLITVLACFLGGVNPFGGFGRVIPVFVALVVLQLLSSGLNLVGANQHLATAVWGLLLAGVMVLRFVATKFKISFVRKET, from the coding sequence ATGAACGCGATCGTCGAACGGGTGAAGACCCTGCTCGGGCCGGAGATGGCCGGGCCCGGACTGGCATTCCTCGCCGTGGTGCTGGTCTTCGGCCTCGCCTCGCCGCAATTCCTGAGCGCCGCCACCTTCGGTTCGGTTGCCTTCCAGCTGCCCGAACTCGGGCTTCTGACGCTCGCGATGCTGCTGCCGATCCTGACCGGCGGTCTCAATCTCGCAATCACGTTTACCGCCAACATCGCCGGGCTGACGCTTGCCTGGGTGCTGCAGGCCAATGGCGGTGTTGACGCCGGGCCTGGCGCATTCCTGCTCGGCTCGGTTCTTGCGATCCTCGTCGGGGCGGCGAGCGGCGTCATCATGGGGCTGGTGATCGCCTTTACCCGCGCCCATCCGATCCTTGTCTCGCTGTCGATGATGATCTTCCTGCGCGGGCTCGGCGAATTCCTGACGCGCGGCGGTGACGTTTCCGGCTTCCCGGCCTTCCTTGGGCCGCTTGGCCACGGCTCGCTTCTCGGGGTGCCGATCCCGCTCATCGTCTTCATCGTCTGCGTGTTTGCCTGGAACCTTTTGCTTTCGCGCACCAAGCTCGGCTTCAACACCTACATGATCGGCTCCAACCTCGAGGCGACGCGCTATTCCGGCACCAACACCCGCAAGGTGATCGTGCTCGTCTACGCGCTCTCGGGCGCCATGTGTGCCATTGCCGGTATCATCATGCTGGCGCGCTTCAACTCCGTGCGCATCGGCCACGGCGAAAGCTACCTGCTGATCACCGTGCTTGCCTGCTTCCTCGGCGGCGTCAATCCGTTCGGCGGCTTCGGCCGGGTCATACCCGTCTTCGTCGCGCTGGTGGTGCTCCAGCTTCTTTCCTCGGGCCTCAACCTCGTCGGCGCCAACCAACACCTGGCGACCGCTGTCTGGGGGCTGCTGCTCGCCGGCGTCATGGTGCTGCGGTTCGTCGCCACCAAGTTCAAGATTTCATTTGTCAGAAAGGAAACGTGA